In one Scyliorhinus canicula chromosome 3, sScyCan1.1, whole genome shotgun sequence genomic region, the following are encoded:
- the LOC119962987 gene encoding LOW QUALITY PROTEIN: toll-like receptor 6 (The sequence of the model RefSeq protein was modified relative to this genomic sequence to represent the inferred CDS: inserted 4 bases in 3 codons), which yields MVNILSSFVWILTFETCSGLCFPENNYVVINNSSSSLSTFPKNLPSLTQILDLSQNNIAEIHMQDFAXSSRLKSFNLSSNKIRNLASAIFRSNQELECLDLSKNELSNIECHFLLNVTSLKYLDISDNHFLHLTLGKAFGFLKNLKYLGLGSRKAIRLQKNDLKEISGIQLQEVSIGLKTLSKYDPGTLQVLQTAKLNVVLPSINHKGLLESVMNDAFNISHILTLSSIECCQDCNQNLTNIDCCQYCSQRSTTSECCQDCSRYVNSFKILEKFPKVTNLSLQHLTLDWKALINMSKIIWTSMVKNFNVFNAKICRVTSSSYEHLEIKLETFTLRQVSIIPFYLDLKNVYNILGAIKVENLMICESGIIFMTCPNKGNAYKSIDLSDNSITSEFFFQGCQNLNLLETLILQQNKLSQLFKVSNMTKYMTSLKYLDVSQNQLILDEISVCPWTNSLRKLNLSSNRLTHLVFTCLPRNIEVLDVQKNDIYSVPKMLNNLNQLKELYLGSNKLANPPDCSKFINLEILFVEANAFHEPSSNFLQSCQRLTVLNAASNPFTCTCNLRDFSKMKENSHIEMIGWPKSYRCAYPDNLKGTLLKDFHLSEVTCSTTLFLVIVLGSMIVLTIVIGLVCRFLDLPWYVRMTWQWTQTKRRTMKTNSHQLSENLIYHAFVSYSQHDSDWVKGQLLPNLEERGSPLRICLHERNFFQAKVLLXNIINCIDKSYKSIFVLSPNFIQSEWCHYELYFAQHQVLSAQSDNLILIVLEPIPQYLIPSKYYKLKSFMAKKTYLVWPNDKNNKXLFWANLQATIGINLTAASEDFYCVEATIIFCIILSFKV from the exons ATGGTCAACATTCTCTCCTCTTTTGTCTGGATTTTAACGTTTGAAACTTGCTCCGGTTTGTGTTTTCCTGAAAATAATTATGTTGTCATAAACAATTCatcttcctcactgtctacattCCCAAAGAACCTACCAAGTCTCACACAAATATTGGATTTATCACAAAACAACATTGCTGAGATTCACATGCAGGATTTTG TCTCTTCCCGGTTGAAAAGTTTTAATTTGTCTTCCAATAAGATCAGAAATTTAGCCTCTGCTATTTTTAGGTCTAATCAAGAGCTGGAATGTTTAGATCTTTCCAAGAATGAACTTTCGAATATCGAATGTCACTTTTTACTTAATGTTACCTCACTCAAATATTTAGATATTTCTGATAATCATTTTCTTCATCTGACACTTGGGAAAGCATTTGGCTTCCTGAAAAATCTGAAATACTTAGGATTAGGAAGTAGGAAAGCAATAAGGTTACAGAAAAATGATCTTAAAGAAATTTCAGGAATACAGTTGCAGGAAGTTTCAATCGGATTAAAAACATTGTCAAAGTATGACCCTGGCACGTTACAAGTTTTGCAAACAGCAAAACTCAAtgttgttttgccatctattaATCATAAAGGTTTACTTGAAAGTGTCATGAATGACGCCTTCAACATTTCTCACATTTTAACATTATCGAGCATTGAATGCTGCCAAGATTGCAACCAAAATTTAACAAACATTGACTGCTGCCAATATTGCAGCCAACGTTCAACAACCAGTGAATGCTGCCAAGATTGCAGTCGTTATGTTAACAGTTTTAAAATACTGGAAAAATTCCCAAAAGTCACAAACCTATCTTTACAACATTTAACACTGGACTGGAAAGCTCTTATAAACATGTCAAAAATTATTTGGACTTCTATGGTGAAAAATTTCAATGTCTTTAatgcaaaaatatgcagagttaCTAGCTCCTCATATGAGCATTTGGAAATAAAATTGGAGACATTTACATTAAGGCAAGTTAGCATCATACCATTCTATTTGGATTTGAAAAATGTCTATAATATCTTAGGTGCGATAAAGGTTGAAAATCTGATGATTTGTGAATCCGGAATTATTTTCATGACCTGTCCAAACAAAGGAAATGCTTATAAATCCATTGACCTTTCTGATAATTCAATTACCAGTGAATTCTTTTTTCAAGGCTGCCAGAACCTAAATTTGTTGGAGACTCTTATTTTACAACAGAATAAACTTAGTCAATTATTTAAAGTGAGTAACATGACCAAATACATGACATCTCTGAAGTACTTGGATGTGAGTCAAAACCAACTTATTCTTGATGAGATTAGCGTCTGCCCTTGGACCAACAGTTTGAGAAAGCTGAACCTATCCTCAAACAGGCTCACACATTTGGTTTTCACATGCTTACCCAGAAACATAGAGGTCCTTGATGTGCAGAAAAATGATATTTATAGTGTTCCCAAAATGTTGAACAATCTGAATCAGTTGAAGGAATTATATCTTGGCTCAAATAAACTGGCTAATCCTCCTGACTGCAGCAAATTTATTAACCTTGAGATCTTGTTTGTCGAAGCAAATGCATTCCATGAACCTTCAAGCAATTTTCTTCAAAGTTGCCAAAGATTGACTGTGCTGAATGCTGCCTCCAATCCATTTACATGTACCTGCAATCTGAGAGACTTTAGTAAGATGAAGGAAAACTCCCATATAGAGATGATAGGGTGGCCAAAGTCCTATCGCTGTGCCTACCCAGATAACCTTAAAGGAACATTATTGAAGGACTTCCATTTATCTGAAGTGACATGCAGCACAACTCTCTTCCTGGTAATTGTACTGGGTAGTATGATTGTATTAACAATTGTAATTGGGCTTGTGTGTCGTTTTTTGGATTTGCCTTGGTACGTGAGGATGACATGGCAATGGACCCAGACAAAACGAAGAACAATGAAGACTAACTCCCACCAGTTATCTGAAAATTTGATCTATCATGCTTTCGTGTCCTACAGCCAACATGATTCTGACTGGGTGAAGGGACAGCTACTACCAAATCTAGAAGAGAGGGGGAGCCCATTACGAATCTGTCTTCACGAAAGAAACTTTTTCCAGGCAAAGGTATTATT AAACATAATCAACTGTATAGACAAAAGTTACAAATCAATATTTGTTTTATCGCCGAACTTCATTCAGAGTGAGTGGTGCCATTATGAGCTTTACTTTGCACAGCACCAAGTGTTAAGTGCACAGTCAGATAACTTGATACTGATTGTTTTGGAGCCAATCCCTCAGTATCTAATCCCATCTAAATATTATAAACTGAAATCATTTATGGCAAAGAAAACTTACTTAGTATGGCctaacgacaaaaacaaca agctATTCTGGGCCAATCTGCAAGCCACAATAGGAATAAACCTGACTGCTGCATCAGAGGATTTTTATTGTGTAGAGGCTACCATAATATTCTGCATCATTTTAAGCTTCAAGGTGTAG